Proteins encoded within one genomic window of Candidatus Fusobacterium pullicola:
- a CDS encoding alpha-galactosidase: MIIINEQNKEFHLQGKNLSYIFNVMQNGQLGQLYFGKKIRHRDSFSHFFYKPEVGIGIIAHYEEDPGFSLEYFKQEYPSYGTTDFRKPAFEIESENGSRISNFTYKGYKVLKGKEKLNGLPATYVLSENEADTLEITLEDEVLKCRLYLTYTVYNDRDILTRNARFENYGDKNLKLNRAMSLSLDLPDYNYEMLYFSGAWARERHLKIRKLEVGSQYIDSTRGASSAHQNPFIILKRPNTTEDTGEAFGFSLVYSGNFLAHVEVDHFDATRVTMGINPFDFSWNLNSGEIFQTPEAIISFCNSGLNTLSQNFHSLYRERLIRGEWKEKERPILINNWEATYFDFNEEKLLNMVRKAKKLGFELFVLDDGWFGKRNDDKTSLGDWFPNLDKLPNGIKGLAEKVEAEGMKFGLWFEPEMISKESELYKKHPDWILGVKDRKLSLGRNQYILDLSRKDVQDYIISILDERFAEAPISYVKWDMNRNMTEITYRDLPHKYILGLYRILEKITTKYPHVLFESCASGGGRFDAGMLYYMPQVWTSDDTDAIVRLKVQHGTSMGYPLLAMGAHVSDIPNHQTARNTSLDIRNHVAYFGNFGYELNPLIFNEEMDQKVINYLNFYKENRKLLQFGDFFRIESPFEGNTTSWIVVNKDKSEALVGYFQILAEPNPGYNKKVILKGLDPNKKYIINEEWEAYGDELMNMGIVFPQPERYFSKDSETQDFQSRLFKLREI, from the coding sequence ATGATAATCATTAATGAACAAAACAAAGAATTCCACCTACAAGGAAAAAATTTAAGTTATATCTTTAATGTTATGCAAAATGGACAATTAGGACAACTCTATTTTGGAAAAAAGATAAGACATAGAGATAGTTTCTCACACTTTTTTTATAAACCAGAAGTTGGTATTGGAATAATTGCTCACTATGAGGAAGATCCTGGATTTTCTCTAGAATATTTTAAACAAGAATATCCTTCATATGGAACCACTGATTTTCGTAAGCCAGCTTTTGAGATAGAGAGTGAAAACGGGAGTAGAATTAGTAATTTTACTTATAAAGGATACAAAGTACTTAAAGGAAAAGAAAAACTAAATGGACTTCCTGCTACATATGTTCTATCTGAAAATGAAGCAGATACTTTAGAAATTACTCTAGAAGATGAGGTTTTAAAGTGTAGATTGTACCTTACTTATACCGTTTATAATGATAGAGATATCTTAACTAGAAATGCTAGATTTGAAAATTATGGAGACAAGAATTTAAAATTAAATAGAGCAATGAGTTTATCACTAGATTTACCAGATTATAATTATGAGATGTTATATTTCTCAGGTGCTTGGGCAAGAGAAAGACACCTAAAAATTAGAAAATTAGAAGTTGGAAGTCAATATATAGATAGTACAAGAGGAGCTAGTAGTGCTCATCAAAATCCTTTTATTATTTTAAAAAGACCGAATACAACTGAAGATACTGGAGAGGCTTTTGGTTTTTCGTTAGTTTATTCTGGAAACTTTTTAGCTCATGTAGAAGTTGACCATTTTGATGCCACTAGAGTAACTATGGGAATAAACCCTTTTGACTTTTCTTGGAATCTAAATAGTGGTGAAATTTTCCAAACTCCAGAAGCTATAATCTCTTTCTGTAACTCTGGACTAAACACTTTAAGTCAAAATTTTCATTCACTATATAGAGAAAGATTAATCAGAGGAGAGTGGAAAGAGAAGGAAAGACCTATCCTGATCAATAACTGGGAAGCAACATATTTTGATTTCAACGAAGAAAAATTACTGAATATGGTAAGAAAAGCTAAAAAATTGGGATTTGAACTTTTTGTTTTAGATGATGGTTGGTTTGGAAAAAGAAATGATGATAAAACTTCTCTAGGAGATTGGTTCCCTAATCTTGATAAATTACCTAATGGTATTAAAGGATTAGCTGAAAAGGTAGAAGCAGAAGGAATGAAGTTTGGACTTTGGTTTGAACCAGAGATGATAAGTAAAGAGAGTGAACTTTATAAAAAACATCCTGATTGGATACTTGGAGTAAAGGATAGAAAGCTCTCTCTTGGAAGAAATCAATATATTTTAGATCTATCTAGAAAAGATGTACAAGATTATATTATATCAATTCTAGATGAAAGATTTGCTGAAGCTCCTATTTCATATGTTAAGTGGGATATGAACAGAAATATGACTGAAATTACTTATAGAGATTTACCTCATAAATATATTTTAGGGCTATATAGAATCTTAGAAAAAATAACTACAAAATACCCACATGTATTATTTGAATCTTGTGCTTCTGGTGGAGGAAGATTTGATGCTGGAATGTTATACTATATGCCACAAGTTTGGACTAGTGATGATACTGATGCTATTGTCAGATTAAAGGTACAACATGGAACTTCTATGGGATACCCATTATTAGCTATGGGAGCACATGTTTCTGATATCCCTAATCATCAAACTGCTAGAAACACAAGTTTAGATATTAGAAATCATGTAGCTTACTTTGGTAACTTTGGTTATGAATTAAATCCATTAATTTTTAACGAAGAGATGGATCAAAAGGTTATAAACTATTTAAACTTCTATAAAGAAAATAGAAAACTACTACAGTTTGGAGATTTTTTCAGAATAGAAAGTCCTTTTGAAGGTAATACAACATCTTGGATAGTAGTTAATAAAGATAAGAGTGAAGCTTTAGTTGGATATTTCCAAATTTTAGCAGAGCCAAATCCTGGATACAATAAAAAGGTAATATTAAAGGGACTTGATCCTAATAAAAAATATATTATCAATGAAGAGTGGGAAGCTTATGGAGATGAGCTTATGAATATGGGAATTGTCTTTCCTCAACCTGAGAGATATTTCTCTAAGGATTCCGAAACTCAAGATTTTCAAAGTAGACTATTTAAGTTAAGAGAAATTTAA
- a CDS encoding glycosyltransferase family 9 protein — MKRILVIRYKKSIGDTIIGTALCESLKKKYPDSQVDYLVYENLTELFYNHRSIDNVLTLNRKSGVKGYLKLLKKIRKNKYDIVIDCRTLFLTAMFSFFSGARQRIGKYHKYLQYFYTDSIGGFKGKENQIDQIVKYHRLLKPLDINEVNTEYVICLKEEEKTEWRNRMEAEGIDMSKLIIPMAVNARQSNKKYPEEYMLKIAQTLIDRYDAQIILFYSPNEEAYAREFYAKLNSNRNVFINLKTKNVRELACIFSNCDLFVGNEGGTRHVAEGVGLANLCIVAPQTSKEEWISNENSKNQCVTIQDVNGKNYEDIKPEYVLERIDKQLQLFNFFNKKSR, encoded by the coding sequence ATGAAGAGAATATTAGTAATTCGATATAAAAAAAGTATTGGGGATACAATAATAGGAACAGCTCTTTGTGAAAGTTTAAAAAAGAAATATCCAGATTCTCAGGTAGATTATTTAGTTTATGAAAATTTAACAGAATTATTTTATAATCACAGATCTATAGATAATGTTTTGACTTTAAATAGAAAGAGTGGAGTAAAAGGGTATTTAAAACTTTTAAAAAAAATTAGAAAAAATAAATATGATATAGTAATTGATTGCCGAACTTTATTTCTTACAGCTATGTTTTCTTTTTTTTCAGGAGCAAGACAGAGGATCGGAAAATATCATAAGTATTTACAATATTTTTATACAGACAGTATAGGTGGTTTTAAAGGAAAAGAAAATCAAATAGATCAAATAGTAAAATATCATAGACTCTTGAAACCATTAGATATTAATGAGGTAAATACTGAATATGTTATCTGTTTAAAAGAGGAAGAGAAAACAGAATGGAGAAACAGAATGGAAGCAGAAGGAATAGATATGTCAAAACTAATTATTCCTATGGCTGTTAATGCAAGGCAGAGCAATAAAAAATATCCAGAAGAGTACATGTTAAAAATAGCTCAAACTCTAATAGATAGATATGATGCTCAAATAATATTATTCTATTCTCCCAATGAAGAGGCTTATGCTAGAGAGTTTTATGCTAAATTAAATTCAAATAGAAATGTATTTATTAATTTAAAAACTAAAAATGTAAGAGAACTAGCTTGTATCTTTAGTAATTGTGATCTCTTTGTTGGAAATGAAGGAGGAACAAGACACGTAGCTGAAGGTGTTGGATTAGCAAATCTCTGTATAGTAGCTCCACAAACATCTAAAGAAGAGTGGATAAGTAATGAGAACTCTAAAAATCAATGTGTCACTATACAAGATGTAAATGGAAAAAATTATGAAGATATAAAACCAGAATATGTCTTGGAAAGAATAGATAAACAGTTACAATTATTTAATTTTTTTAATAAGAAAAGTAGATAA
- the htpG gene encoding molecular chaperone HtpG, with the protein MRKEAKVFQAETKELLNLMIHSIYTNKEIFLRELISNASDAIDKLKFESLTNSEILEEDRDFKITISVDKDKKEITISDNGIGMTYEEVAENIGTIAKSGSKAFKEKLENISKDDIDIIGQFGVGFYSGFMVADKMTLVTKSPKSDIGVKWTSTGDGSYEIEEYEKTERGTTITLTIKEGEEYIGFLEEWKIRDLVKKYSDYVRYPIIFKDETINSTKPIWKTDKSQLKDENYNEFYKSNFHDWEDPMFHFHLKVQGNIEYTALLYIPKKAPMDFYSKDYKKGLQLYTKNVFIMDKCDELIPEYFSFIKGLVDCDDLSLNISREILQQNSELTAISKNLEKKIISELEYILKNDREKYIEFWEAFGRNIKFGIHDMFGMNKDKLQNLLIFRSSLDDKYVTLKEYVERMGEEKKEILYVVGEDLATVKSLPKMEALKEKGIEVLILTDKIDEFALKTMNEFAGKNFKSINDSDFKLEENKEKEEEIKKLSEDNRTMLDKIKESLAGKIVDVELSNNLGSGASALLAKGEISLEMEKVLSQIPGNENVKAEKVLALNPEHPLFAKLQECKDTSKFNDLLEVLYTEALMLEGFQIENPVDFIKKLNNLLK; encoded by the coding sequence ATGAGAAAAGAAGCAAAAGTATTTCAAGCAGAAACAAAAGAGTTATTAAATTTAATGATACACTCAATATATACAAATAAAGAGATTTTTTTAAGAGAGTTAATCTCAAATGCTAGTGACGCTATAGATAAATTAAAGTTTGAGTCTTTGACAAATAGTGAAATTTTAGAAGAAGATAGGGATTTTAAAATAACTATCTCTGTGGATAAAGATAAAAAAGAGATAACAATAAGTGATAACGGAATTGGAATGACATATGAAGAGGTTGCAGAAAATATAGGAACTATTGCAAAATCTGGATCAAAAGCTTTTAAAGAGAAGTTAGAAAATATATCAAAGGATGACATAGATATTATTGGACAATTTGGAGTTGGATTCTATTCAGGATTTATGGTAGCTGATAAAATGACTCTTGTAACAAAGTCACCAAAATCAGATATTGGAGTAAAATGGACTTCTACAGGAGATGGTTCTTATGAGATAGAGGAATATGAAAAAACTGAAAGAGGAACAACTATTACTCTAACAATTAAAGAGGGAGAAGAGTATATTGGATTCTTAGAAGAGTGGAAAATAAGAGATTTAGTAAAAAAATATTCTGATTATGTTAGATATCCAATTATTTTTAAAGATGAGACAATAAACTCAACTAAACCAATTTGGAAAACAGATAAATCTCAACTTAAAGATGAGAATTATAATGAATTTTATAAATCTAATTTCCATGATTGGGAAGACCCAATGTTCCATTTTCATTTAAAAGTTCAAGGAAATATAGAGTATACAGCACTTTTATATATACCTAAAAAAGCTCCAATGGATTTTTACTCAAAGGATTACAAAAAAGGTCTTCAACTTTATACAAAAAATGTTTTTATAATGGATAAATGTGATGAATTGATTCCAGAGTACTTTAGTTTCATAAAAGGACTTGTAGATTGTGATGACTTATCCCTTAATATTTCAAGAGAGATTTTACAACAAAATAGTGAATTAACAGCTATTTCTAAAAACCTTGAGAAAAAAATTATTTCAGAGCTTGAATATATATTGAAGAATGATAGAGAGAAATATATTGAATTTTGGGAAGCTTTTGGAAGAAATATTAAATTCGGTATTCATGATATGTTTGGAATGAATAAAGATAAATTACAAAATCTATTAATCTTTAGAAGTTCATTAGATGATAAATATGTGACTTTAAAAGAGTATGTAGAGCGTATGGGAGAAGAGAAAAAAGAGATACTATATGTAGTAGGAGAGGATTTGGCTACAGTAAAATCTCTTCCAAAGATGGAAGCTTTAAAGGAAAAGGGAATAGAGGTTTTAATTCTAACTGATAAAATAGATGAGTTTGCATTAAAAACAATGAATGAATTTGCTGGGAAAAACTTTAAATCAATCAATGACTCTGATTTTAAATTAGAAGAGAATAAGGAAAAAGAAGAGGAGATAAAAAAATTATCTGAAGATAATAGAACTATGCTAGATAAGATAAAAGAGAGCTTAGCTGGAAAGATAGTAGATGTAGAGTTAAGTAATAATCTAGGTAGTGGAGCTTCAGCTTTGTTAGCTAAGGGAGAGATATCTCTTGAGATGGAAAAAGTTTTATCACAAATTCCAGGAAATGAAAATGTTAAGGCAGAGAAAGTTTTAGCATTAAATCCAGAACATCCATTGTTTGCAAAACTTCAGGAGTGCAAGGATACTTCTAAATTTAATGACTTATTAGAAGTCCTATATACAGAAGCTTTAATGTTAGAAGGATTTCAAATTGAAAATCCAGTAGATTTTATTAAAAAATTAAATAATTTATTAAAATAG
- the melB gene encoding melibiose:sodium transporter MelB, whose product MVDFKMKLSYGIGALGKDYACAIIYIFLMYYLTDILGLVPAFVGTLFLVARLWDAINDPMMGMIVDNTRSRWGKFRPWILIGTILNAVVLIAMFFKPHGLEGKMLYVYISIAYILWGMTYTVMDIPFWSMIPALSNDKKEREKIAVVPRIFASLAWLSIGSFGLPVIGLLGNGNEGKGFSLLALGIAIFFIIASLLTVVNVKEQIVSDQKAPKVNLKDTFKLIFKNDQLVALIGTVLMYNLVVQISGGVAIYYFKYVVGKESLFSVFTGFSGVAEITALMAFPFLSTKIGRQKVFFLACSLPIVGFGLLCLAGYLAPENALLVAICGIVAKLGSGLSLGISTVMLADVVDYGEYKFGSRNESVIFSVQTLLVKSASAVGGWLIGVGLTLVGYVANVQQSASAITGIRSLMIVFPMLLSAIGYIIYKKYYKLNDEYYDEIIEELAHTRKEVA is encoded by the coding sequence ATGGTAGATTTTAAAATGAAACTTTCATATGGAATAGGGGCATTAGGAAAGGATTATGCTTGTGCTATTATATATATTTTCTTAATGTATTATTTAACTGATATACTTGGACTAGTTCCAGCTTTTGTAGGAACATTATTTCTAGTAGCTAGATTATGGGATGCTATCAATGACCCTATGATGGGAATGATAGTGGATAATACTAGAAGTAGATGGGGAAAATTTAGACCTTGGATACTAATAGGAACAATTTTAAATGCAGTTGTTTTAATAGCAATGTTTTTTAAACCTCATGGATTAGAGGGAAAAATGTTATATGTGTATATCTCTATTGCCTATATTTTATGGGGTATGACTTATACAGTAATGGATATACCTTTCTGGTCTATGATTCCAGCTCTTTCAAATGATAAAAAAGAAAGAGAAAAAATAGCTGTTGTTCCTAGAATATTTGCTAGTTTAGCTTGGTTAAGTATTGGAAGTTTTGGTTTACCTGTAATTGGATTACTTGGAAATGGAAATGAAGGAAAAGGATTTTCATTATTAGCACTTGGAATTGCAATATTCTTTATAATTGCTTCTCTTCTAACTGTAGTAAATGTAAAAGAACAGATAGTTAGTGATCAAAAAGCTCCAAAGGTAAATTTAAAAGATACATTCAAATTAATTTTCAAAAATGATCAATTAGTTGCTTTAATTGGAACTGTTTTAATGTATAATTTAGTTGTTCAAATATCTGGTGGAGTTGCTATATACTATTTTAAATATGTTGTTGGAAAAGAATCACTTTTCTCTGTATTTACAGGATTTTCTGGAGTAGCAGAGATTACAGCTTTAATGGCTTTCCCTTTTCTTTCTACAAAAATAGGAAGACAAAAGGTTTTCTTCTTAGCTTGTAGCTTACCAATAGTAGGTTTTGGACTACTTTGTTTAGCTGGTTATTTAGCTCCAGAAAATGCTCTATTAGTTGCTATCTGTGGAATTGTTGCTAAATTAGGTTCTGGTTTATCACTAGGAATATCTACAGTTATGTTAGCTGATGTGGTTGATTATGGAGAGTATAAATTTGGAAGTAGAAATGAAAGTGTTATTTTCTCTGTACAAACACTACTTGTTAAATCAGCTTCTGCTGTAGGAGGATGGTTAATAGGAGTTGGATTAACACTAGTTGGATATGTTGCAAATGTTCAACAATCTGCTTCTGCTATAACGGGAATAAGAAGCTTAATGATTGTATTCCCTATGCTTTTATCTGCTATAGGGTATATAATATATAAAAAATACTATAAATTAAATGATGAGTACTATGATGAAATAATTGAAGAATTAGCTCATACTAGAAAAGAAGTTGCTTAA
- a CDS encoding beta-galactosidase — translation MWLGVDYYPEQWDISMIDKDLDNIIELGSNVIRIGEFAWHIMEKEEGKFDFSFFDMVIKKASEKGLKVIFGTPTATIPAWLAKKYPEVLSEFENGQKRKFGGRHTSCYNSKKYVEYSRKIVTALIEHYKNEKNIVAWQLDNEFGHEGSDECFCPCCEREFQKFLSKKFNGDIDKLNETYGTTFWSQEYNNFEEIPIPTSTITTHNPALRLDWERFRSESIVKYSDMQVDIIREIIPDAVIIHDFPGGGLDKHVDYSKLAEKLDVVAYNNYPVWGGQKKPIPPYEIAFGLDYMRGLKRQNFWITEGIMGAQGHDITGYLPRPNQAKMWSCQGVARGAESFIYFRYRGATKGAEQFCYGVIDADNKKRRKFYEVQDFFKTVKENEKILETPIENKVAIIYDYDSLASFRIQKQSILLDCHAEMKRIHKVFYEKNIMVDIIPHTLDISKYEVVILPFMIIWKEEFLKKIKEFTSNGGKVIFTYRNAVKDIDNNLTLGEMLPIKYTDLTGVYVEETESLQEYDELPLKGVGTFEGVEGRAGIFRDMLVPTTAESLMKYNDKFYDSFSAVTLNKFGNGEVYYIGCGLENSLMKLVIDKVLENTTITSEITPDGVEVIERGVANNKVKIYINHNDYPVKFNNIELKEFEYKFITK, via the coding sequence ATGTGGTTAGGTGTAGATTATTATCCTGAACAATGGGATATATCAATGATTGATAAAGATTTAGATAATATAATAGAACTTGGAAGTAATGTAATTAGAATAGGAGAGTTTGCTTGGCATATTATGGAAAAGGAGGAAGGAAAATTTGATTTTTCCTTCTTCGATATGGTTATAAAAAAAGCTAGTGAGAAGGGACTGAAAGTAATATTTGGAACTCCAACTGCTACTATTCCAGCATGGTTAGCTAAAAAATATCCAGAGGTTCTATCTGAATTTGAAAATGGTCAAAAGAGAAAATTTGGTGGTCGTCATACAAGTTGCTATAACAGTAAAAAATATGTAGAATACTCTAGAAAAATTGTTACAGCTTTAATTGAACATTATAAAAATGAAAAAAATATAGTTGCTTGGCAACTTGATAATGAGTTTGGACATGAGGGAAGTGATGAGTGCTTCTGTCCTTGTTGTGAGAGAGAGTTTCAAAAGTTTCTTTCTAAAAAATTCAATGGTGATATTGATAAATTAAATGAAACTTATGGAACAACTTTCTGGTCTCAAGAATATAATAATTTTGAAGAGATTCCTATCCCTACTTCTACAATAACAACTCATAACCCAGCTTTAAGACTTGACTGGGAAAGATTTAGAAGTGAAAGTATAGTTAAATACTCTGATATGCAAGTGGATATAATCAGAGAAATTATTCCAGATGCTGTAATTATACATGACTTTCCAGGTGGTGGATTAGATAAACATGTAGATTATTCTAAACTTGCAGAGAAATTAGATGTTGTTGCCTACAATAACTATCCAGTGTGGGGAGGACAAAAAAAACCAATACCTCCATATGAAATAGCTTTTGGTCTAGATTATATGAGAGGACTAAAAAGACAAAATTTCTGGATAACAGAGGGAATAATGGGAGCTCAAGGACATGATATCACAGGATATCTTCCTAGACCAAATCAAGCTAAAATGTGGTCTTGTCAAGGAGTGGCTAGAGGTGCTGAATCTTTTATCTATTTCAGATACCGTGGAGCTACTAAAGGAGCTGAACAATTCTGCTATGGAGTAATCGATGCTGATAATAAAAAAAGAAGAAAGTTCTATGAAGTTCAGGATTTTTTCAAAACTGTCAAAGAAAATGAAAAAATATTAGAAACACCTATTGAAAACAAGGTTGCAATTATATATGATTATGATTCTTTAGCTTCTTTTAGAATTCAAAAACAAAGTATCTTATTAGATTGTCATGCTGAAATGAAAAGAATACATAAAGTATTTTATGAAAAAAATATAATGGTTGATATAATTCCTCATACTTTAGATATCTCTAAATATGAAGTAGTAATTTTACCATTTATGATAATTTGGAAAGAGGAGTTTTTAAAGAAGATAAAAGAGTTTACTTCTAATGGTGGAAAAGTTATCTTCACTTATCGTAATGCAGTAAAGGATATTGATAATAACCTTACTCTTGGAGAGATGCTACCTATTAAATATACAGATTTAACAGGAGTTTATGTTGAAGAAACTGAAAGTCTACAAGAATATGATGAACTTCCTTTAAAAGGAGTAGGGACTTTTGAAGGAGTAGAGGGAAGAGCTGGTATATTTAGAGATATGCTTGTTCCTACTACTGCTGAAAGTTTGATGAAGTACAACGATAAGTTCTATGATAGTTTCTCTGCTGTTACTTTAAATAAATTTGGTAATGGAGAGGTTTACTATATAGGTTGTGGATTAGAAAACAGTTTAATGAAGCTTGTTATAGACAAAGTTTTAGAAAACACTACTATAACATCTGAAATTACACCAGATGGAGTAGAAGTTATAGAAAGAGGAGTAGCTAATAATAAAGTAAAAATCTACATAAATCATAATGATTATCCAGTTAAATTTAATAATATTGAACTTAAAGAGTTTGAATATAAATTTATCACTAAATAA